The Bemisia tabaci chromosome 5, PGI_BMITA_v3 genome includes a window with the following:
- the LOC109036673 gene encoding probable ABC transporter phosphonate/phosphite binding protein PhnD2 isoform X1 has translation MRSKQRTPRRNEKQKLFVSLRKTVRKWSGKRKKPTMPATEERPTLRLVTYMCPSHPVEMFETIMAYLEEEVKVKAVLQYESRHPGPLPDREDPFEHDLIDLAFMSPAEYLKLHDNNNQHAELLPVAAVFKHSKNTTESADYYSDIIVHTDTRSYVNALEDLRGCQWAYNHENSLSGYITVLKALKDIGEGSQFFGNTLKAGSHLACIKMVQQKQAEAAAVDANVLAYNQKKLPDYGKDISVLTSLGPLPPYPIVISKKVSGELKSKIVEALLKATKTRLWGKRLEAFGIVGFQANHPDKYFSIRETYEVLKNKRLNNIYY, from the exons ATGAGGAGTAAACAAAGGACAccaagaagaaatgaaaaacagAAGCTCTTCGTTTCTTTAAG aaaaactgTTAGGAAGTGGAGTGGTAAACGAAAAAAACCAACCATGCCAGCCACCGAAGAGAGACCGACTTTGCGTCTTGTAACGTACATGTGTCCAAGTCATCCAGTTGAAATGTTCGAGACGATAATGGCCTATTTGGAAGAGGAAGTTAAAGTAAAGGCTGTGTTGCAGTACGAATCACGTCATCCAGGGCCTCTTCCCGATCGCGAGGACCCCTTTGAACATGATCTCATTGATTTGG CTTTCATGTCGCCCGCGGAGTATTTGAAGCTTCACGACAATAACAACCAACACGCCGAGTTACTCCCAGTTGCCGCCGTGTTTAAGCACTCCAAAAATACGACTGAATCGGCCGATTACTATTCAGATATAATAGTCCACACTGATACTAG GAGTTACGTTAATGCTTTGGAAGATCTCCGAGGGTGCCAATGGGCTTACAACCACGAAAACTCACTGAGCGGCTATATCACTGTCTTGAAGGCACTTAAGGATATTGGAGAGGGTTCTCAATTTTTCGGTAACACCCTAA AGGCTGGTTCCCACTTAGCGTGTATCAAAATGGTGCAACAGAAACAAGCAGAGGCTGCAGCCGTGGATGCAAATGTTCTGGCTTACAATCAAAAGAAATTGCCTGATTATGGGAAAGACATCAGCGTCCTCACGAGTCTAGGTCCACTCCCACCGTATCCGATTGTGATCAGCAAAAAAGTTTCCG GGGAACTGAAAAGTAAAATCGTCGAAGCACTCTTAAAAGCGACAAAAACTCGTCTGTGGGGCAAGCGTCTGGAGGCTTTTGGTATTGTCGGCTTTCAAGCAAATCACCCGGACAAATATTTCAGCATTCGAGAAACGTATGAGGTTTTGAAAAACAAGCGGCTGAACAACATTTACTATTAG
- the LOC109036677 gene encoding uncharacterized protein, whose amino-acid sequence MKVTLMCVFTLCVLVGLVSLRAAPTQEVGGGYGSSNSGSQSKSGSGSKGSTSSSGSGSQSGSGSGGKGGYSSSGSGSHSAAETDGKGSTSNSGSGSHSAAETDGKGSTSNSGSGSHSTTETDGSTSSSGSRSQSTSGSGSGGSTSGSGAGSYSKSGSGNEGSSASGFSGAGNYGQGGWGGSGSNIETNAATQGSKFGSSFGENSGVNGGSFNLNQGKFGPSISANKFTASSSKTGSNFGESFGTQSSSKGSSFNFGGPNRLFAAAGSSAAAGTGNGNSGGYY is encoded by the exons ATGAAAGTTACACTTATGTGCGTTTTCACGCTTTGCGTGCTAGTGGGATTAGTTTCCTTGAGAG CCGCTCCAACTCAGGAGGTAGGAGGAGGTTACGGCTCTTCAAACTCTGGCAGTCAGAGTAAATCCGGAAGTGGAAGCAAAGGCTCCACCAGCTCTTCAGGATCCGGAAGTCAAAGCGGATCAGGAAGTGGAGGCAAAGGTGGATACAGCTCGTCAGGATCCGGAAGTCACAGCGCAGCCGAAACTGACGGCAAAGGCTCGACTAGCAACTCAGGATCCGGAAGTCACAGCGCAGCCGAAACTGACGGCAAAGGCTCGACTAGCAACTCAGGATCCGGAAGTCATAGCACAACCGAAACTGACGGCTCCACCAGCTCTTCAGGATCCAGAAGTCAAAGTACTTCCGGAAGCGGAAGTGGTGGCTCTACTAGTGGCTCAGGAGCAGGTAGTTACAGCAAATCTGGGAGTGGAAACGAAGGCAGCAGTGCAAGCGGTTTCAGCGGCGCTGGAAATTACGGACAAGGTGGATGGGGTGGTTCTGGCTCAAACATTGAGACCAACGCTGCTACACAAGGCTCTAAGTTTGGATCCTCTTTCG GCGAAAATTCAGGAGTAAACGGTGGATCTTTCAATCTCAACCAAGGCAAATTCGGACCTTCCATCTCGGCCAACAAGTTCACTGCATCCTCCTCAAAGACCGGAAGTAATTTCGGTGAATCCTTCG GTACCCAGTCTTCATCTAAGGGATCCTCCTTCAATTTCGGTGGACCGAACAGATTATTTGCGGCGGCCGGCAGTTCTG CCGCTGCTGGTACTGGCAATGGGAACTCTGGTGGCTACTACTAA
- the LOC109036673 gene encoding probable ABC transporter phosphonate/phosphite binding protein PhnD2 isoform X2, protein MPATEERPTLRLVTYMCPSHPVEMFETIMAYLEEEVKVKAVLQYESRHPGPLPDREDPFEHDLIDLAFMSPAEYLKLHDNNNQHAELLPVAAVFKHSKNTTESADYYSDIIVHTDTRSYVNALEDLRGCQWAYNHENSLSGYITVLKALKDIGEGSQFFGNTLKAGSHLACIKMVQQKQAEAAAVDANVLAYNQKKLPDYGKDISVLTSLGPLPPYPIVISKKVSGELKSKIVEALLKATKTRLWGKRLEAFGIVGFQANHPDKYFSIRETYEVLKNKRLNNIYY, encoded by the exons ATGCCAGCCACCGAAGAGAGACCGACTTTGCGTCTTGTAACGTACATGTGTCCAAGTCATCCAGTTGAAATGTTCGAGACGATAATGGCCTATTTGGAAGAGGAAGTTAAAGTAAAGGCTGTGTTGCAGTACGAATCACGTCATCCAGGGCCTCTTCCCGATCGCGAGGACCCCTTTGAACATGATCTCATTGATTTGG CTTTCATGTCGCCCGCGGAGTATTTGAAGCTTCACGACAATAACAACCAACACGCCGAGTTACTCCCAGTTGCCGCCGTGTTTAAGCACTCCAAAAATACGACTGAATCGGCCGATTACTATTCAGATATAATAGTCCACACTGATACTAG GAGTTACGTTAATGCTTTGGAAGATCTCCGAGGGTGCCAATGGGCTTACAACCACGAAAACTCACTGAGCGGCTATATCACTGTCTTGAAGGCACTTAAGGATATTGGAGAGGGTTCTCAATTTTTCGGTAACACCCTAA AGGCTGGTTCCCACTTAGCGTGTATCAAAATGGTGCAACAGAAACAAGCAGAGGCTGCAGCCGTGGATGCAAATGTTCTGGCTTACAATCAAAAGAAATTGCCTGATTATGGGAAAGACATCAGCGTCCTCACGAGTCTAGGTCCACTCCCACCGTATCCGATTGTGATCAGCAAAAAAGTTTCCG GGGAACTGAAAAGTAAAATCGTCGAAGCACTCTTAAAAGCGACAAAAACTCGTCTGTGGGGCAAGCGTCTGGAGGCTTTTGGTATTGTCGGCTTTCAAGCAAATCACCCGGACAAATATTTCAGCATTCGAGAAACGTATGAGGTTTTGAAAAACAAGCGGCTGAACAACATTTACTATTAG